In a single window of the Thiohalophilus sp. genome:
- a CDS encoding LysR family transcriptional regulator, protein MDIDQARTFLAITANGSFLEAARQLHLTQSTVSARLQRLEQALGARLFVRNRAGASLTPAGRRFLDYAKRLVLTADQARAEVGLPERYRASIRISGRIALWEGYLPQWVGWMRQQAPDVVIRSDIGFEEDIMRGLIEGSLDIGLMYTPTHSPGLVVEALFDETLILVSTRPDDTGPGEDYVYIEWGPGFYARHAQSYPDLEGPPQIANIGWLGVQLILTNGGSCFLPARMAIPFIDAGQLYRVADSPEFRHPAYMVYPRHSDHPVLEQALAGLRELGASQHVIE, encoded by the coding sequence ATGGACATCGACCAGGCTCGCACCTTTCTCGCCATCACCGCCAACGGCAGCTTTCTGGAGGCCGCCAGGCAGCTGCACCTGACCCAGTCGACGGTCAGCGCCCGCCTGCAGCGGCTGGAGCAGGCGCTGGGCGCCCGGCTGTTCGTACGCAACCGGGCCGGCGCCAGCCTGACCCCGGCCGGCCGCCGCTTCCTGGATTACGCCAAACGGTTAGTGCTCACTGCGGATCAGGCCCGTGCCGAAGTGGGACTGCCGGAGCGCTACCGGGCCAGCATCCGGATCAGCGGGCGCATTGCCCTGTGGGAAGGCTATCTGCCCCAGTGGGTCGGCTGGATGCGGCAGCAGGCCCCGGATGTGGTGATTCGTAGCGATATCGGCTTCGAGGAAGACATCATGCGCGGCCTGATCGAGGGCAGTCTGGATATCGGGCTGATGTACACCCCGACCCACAGTCCCGGGCTGGTGGTCGAGGCGCTGTTCGACGAAACCCTGATCCTGGTCAGCACCCGGCCCGACGACACCGGCCCCGGCGAGGATTACGTCTATATCGAATGGGGTCCGGGCTTTTATGCCCGCCACGCGCAGAGCTACCCGGATCTGGAGGGGCCGCCACAGATTGCCAACATCGGCTGGCTGGGAGTGCAGTTGATCCTGACCAACGGCGGTAGCTGCTTCCTGCCGGCACGCATGGCCATCCCGTTTATCGACGCCGGCCAGCTTTACCGGGTGGCGGATTCACCCGAGTTCCGCCACCCGGCCTATATGGTCTATCCCCGTCACAGCGATCACCCGGTCCTGGAACAGGCGCTGGCAGGATTGCGCGAATTGGGCGCCAGCCAGCATGTGATCGAGTGA
- a CDS encoding TusE/DsrC/DsvC family sulfur relay protein, which yields MTTATELERDNEGYLIDPEQWNEAVARELAEEEGLELDETYLAVLTFMRRYWAEHQVAPDVRHVVDYLVKEEGFDKKTAKAHLFELFPYGYVKQACKVAGMIKPRAWSTG from the coding sequence ATGACGACCGCGACAGAACTGGAACGGGACAATGAAGGTTATTTGATCGATCCGGAGCAGTGGAATGAAGCCGTCGCCCGGGAACTGGCCGAGGAAGAGGGGCTGGAGCTGGATGAGACCTATCTGGCGGTGCTCACTTTCATGCGCCGCTACTGGGCCGAGCATCAGGTCGCCCCGGACGTACGCCATGTGGTGGATTATCTGGTCAAGGAAGAGGGGTTTGACAAGAAAACGGCCAAGGCCCATCTGTTCGAGCTGTTTCCCTACGGGTATGTCAAACAGGCCTGCAAGGTGGCCGGCATGATCAAGCCGCGGGCCTGGAGTACCGGCTGA
- a CDS encoding DUF1249 domain-containing protein, with amino-acid sequence MSHTIAQHRRRQPMWFYEKNYRFLRQLLPELPQEHVGRYQIRHEQHRMDVQVVEFGPYTQLLRLSQCFEGASSLVSDLRMSVRVYHDARLAEVIGYQGVERLLARYELPNSGMLYPDEKRQANLLLHDWLTMFMNYYRQPDKTATVL; translated from the coding sequence ATGAGTCATACCATTGCACAGCATCGCCGGCGGCAGCCCATGTGGTTCTATGAAAAGAACTACCGGTTTTTGCGTCAGTTGCTCCCCGAACTCCCTCAGGAGCATGTCGGTCGTTATCAAATCCGGCATGAACAGCACAGGATGGATGTCCAGGTGGTTGAGTTCGGTCCCTATACCCAGCTTTTGCGATTGTCTCAGTGCTTTGAAGGGGCCTCTTCGCTGGTAAGTGATCTGCGTATGAGCGTGCGCGTCTATCACGATGCCAGGCTGGCCGAGGTGATTGGCTATCAGGGGGTCGAGCGGTTACTGGCACGTTACGAATTGCCCAATTCCGGCATGCTGTATCCCGACGAAAAACGTCAGGCAAATCTGCTGTTGCACGACTGGTTGACCATGTTCATGAATTACTACCGGCAACCTGACAAAACCGCGACAGTTTTATAA
- a CDS encoding ankyrin repeat domain-containing protein, giving the protein MACSHSSNCQLYAQFAADASLKLWKQHYCEGVFDQCARYQLALEGKPVPLTLLPNGKIVERRSREQISASALFNAIQKQRVGVVRSLIKTGMSSYELKTEEGFTPLMAAVAVGNPELVKLMLEYGCDPHAKNREGKRAIDMAQESGLTECRDILNKYMATHPPGDAPSAAVASEEAEPEMKEVVGFLRRLNPFRSREA; this is encoded by the coding sequence ATGGCATGTTCACATAGCAGCAACTGTCAGCTATATGCCCAGTTTGCCGCCGATGCGTCGCTGAAGTTATGGAAACAACACTATTGCGAGGGTGTGTTTGATCAGTGCGCGCGCTATCAGCTCGCGCTGGAGGGCAAGCCGGTACCGTTGACCCTGTTACCCAACGGCAAAATAGTCGAGCGGCGCTCCAGGGAGCAGATCAGTGCCTCGGCCCTGTTTAATGCTATTCAGAAACAGCGTGTCGGGGTCGTCCGTTCCCTGATCAAGACCGGCATGTCCTCCTATGAGCTCAAGACCGAAGAGGGTTTCACGCCGCTGATGGCCGCGGTGGCGGTCGGGAACCCGGAGCTGGTCAAACTGATGCTGGAATACGGTTGCGATCCCCACGCCAAAAACCGGGAGGGGAAACGCGCCATTGATATGGCCCAGGAATCGGGTTTGACCGAATGCCGCGATATCCTGAACAAATACATGGCGACCCACCCGCCCGGTGACGCACCGTCCGCGGCGGTGGCTTCGGAGGAAGCCGAACCGGAAATGAAGGAAGTCGTCGGCTTCTTGCGCCGGCTGAATCCCTTTCGCTCCAGGGAGGCCTGA
- a CDS encoding YeeE/YedE family protein, whose protein sequence is MAYWPWWIGALALGGVSIGYFLLIGKLLGVSGSWAKVVGWKEDRELGRSAAELEQADDGEIENALLAATLAEFGASAMDEKSAGQDGNEPDNAAPAAASTASYTPWTAHLVFLLAMFGGGLIAALTSGQFELEFQLSDTHSRIFGGPLEIWLALLFGGMMVGFGTQMAGGCTSGHGLSGCSRLIPASLLSTVVFMLSAIGLSLLMEAAIP, encoded by the coding sequence ATGGCATATTGGCCCTGGTGGATTGGTGCACTGGCGCTGGGGGGTGTCAGCATCGGCTATTTTCTGCTGATCGGTAAACTGCTGGGCGTCTCCGGCAGTTGGGCGAAGGTGGTCGGCTGGAAGGAGGATCGCGAGCTGGGCCGTTCCGCCGCCGAGCTGGAGCAGGCCGACGACGGCGAGATCGAAAATGCCCTGTTGGCGGCAACGCTGGCCGAGTTTGGTGCCTCCGCCATGGACGAGAAAAGCGCCGGGCAGGACGGGAATGAGCCGGATAACGCTGCGCCGGCGGCGGCTTCAACCGCCAGCTACACCCCCTGGACCGCCCATCTGGTTTTTTTGCTCGCGATGTTCGGCGGCGGTTTGATCGCGGCACTGACCAGCGGTCAGTTCGAGCTCGAGTTTCAACTCAGTGATACCCACAGCCGGATCTTCGGCGGGCCGCTGGAAATCTGGCTGGCGCTGCTGTTCGGCGGCATGATGGTCGGGTTTGGCACCCAGATGGCCGGTGGCTGTACCTCCGGTCACGGCTTGAGCGGCTGCTCGCGTCTGATTCCCGCCAGTCTGTTATCCACCGTGGTCTTTATGCTCAGTGCCATCGGCCTGTCGTTATTGATGGAGGCGGCGATCCCATGA
- a CDS encoding YeeE/YedE thiosulfate transporter family protein, which produces MKQSRLKMYLSYGLIGGLMGYVVGRIGFGDYDELHQMFVLDDLRMLYAFAGAVALSMLAFILLARRIPKQEKFFQPGTIPGSMLFGFGWAVCGACPSMVFVQLGAGKIPAVMTMVGILLGVYLHKKAHARYFRWDTGSCVND; this is translated from the coding sequence ATGAAGCAATCCCGACTGAAAATGTATCTGTCTTACGGGCTGATTGGCGGTTTGATGGGCTACGTGGTCGGTCGTATCGGCTTCGGAGACTATGACGAGTTACACCAGATGTTCGTGCTGGATGACTTGCGTATGCTGTATGCCTTTGCCGGTGCCGTTGCGCTGTCAATGTTGGCGTTTATCCTGCTGGCCCGGCGAATCCCCAAACAGGAAAAATTTTTTCAACCCGGCACCATTCCCGGCAGCATGTTGTTCGGCTTCGGCTGGGCGGTCTGCGGGGCCTGTCCGAGCATGGTCTTTGTCCAGCTGGGTGCCGGCAAGATTCCCGCGGTGATGACCATGGTGGGGATCCTGCTTGGCGTCTATTTGCACAAAAAGGCCCACGCCCGATACTTTCGCTGGGATACCGGCTCCTGTGTCAATGATTGA
- a CDS encoding EAL domain-containing protein — protein MNAIDYLRDRLQRLLPLVGATSPNPAELDDDALISQDPLGRVADAFQTMLEHQQANAEALRIAYAEISEVLNTVGAAIIVTDDSMRVEMYNERAKKLLLGDEYQVIGDIFFNWIKNCPYKTNQHELKKLVEQGRRETHTEFVIEADYYDVTVTPIADQAGHASKIIFMFFNVTRRHEEYNRQRLSAVVFESTSEGVVITDKDNHIVETNDALTHITGYHKEELLGRDPRIFSSGVHNREFYAELWNSLEKAGVWWGEIWDRRKNGEIFPAWQTINTICNEAGEVINYVSIFSDISAIKQSQEKLDFLAYHDPLTTLPNRVLFTDRLTQALEKSRRENNRLAIIFIDLDRFKNINDTLGHAFGDQLLVDAGLRLLNNVRKVDTVARLGGDEFIVLLEDIESEDHVAYFAEKLNRAFVEPFTVSDNQLHLTLSMGICISPADGTDVETLLKNADAAMYRAKDQGRNGFQFFTMDLSLRAHERLTLETNLRDAIKKEQLELYYQPQNRIEDGRILSAEALLRWRHPELGKIPPENFIPIAEETGLIVSIGEWVITEACRQLRLWRDQGYIVPQIAINVSGIQLQRGDLVSYVLNSCEFYQLSVADLELEITESVLMDDAEQSIRILTELQEYGASITIDDFGTGYSSLGYLKRLPVNKIKIDRSFIRDIVNDADDAAIVKAILAMAENPQLTVIAEGVEEEAHCRLLREQDCKIAQGHYFSRPVPAVEFQELLDWELANRRPEP, from the coding sequence ATGAATGCCATCGACTACTTGCGTGACAGACTGCAGCGGCTCCTGCCATTGGTGGGTGCGACCTCCCCGAATCCCGCCGAACTCGATGATGACGCCCTGATCAGTCAGGATCCGCTCGGTAGGGTGGCGGACGCCTTTCAGACCATGCTGGAGCATCAGCAGGCGAATGCCGAAGCGTTACGTATTGCTTATGCGGAGATCAGTGAAGTCCTGAATACCGTGGGTGCCGCCATTATCGTCACCGATGACAGCATGCGGGTCGAGATGTACAACGAACGGGCGAAGAAGCTGCTGCTGGGTGATGAGTACCAGGTCATTGGCGATATTTTCTTTAACTGGATCAAAAACTGCCCCTACAAAACCAATCAGCACGAGCTGAAAAAGCTGGTCGAACAGGGGCGGCGTGAAACCCATACTGAATTTGTTATCGAGGCTGACTATTACGATGTAACGGTCACACCCATCGCCGATCAGGCGGGGCATGCCAGTAAAATCATTTTTATGTTTTTCAACGTCACCCGCCGGCATGAGGAATACAACCGGCAGAGGCTCTCCGCGGTGGTGTTCGAGAGCACCAGTGAAGGCGTCGTGATCACGGACAAGGATAACCATATTGTTGAAACCAATGACGCCCTTACCCATATCACAGGTTATCACAAAGAGGAATTATTGGGCCGTGATCCCCGGATATTCAGCTCCGGGGTTCACAACAGGGAGTTTTATGCCGAGCTTTGGAACAGTCTCGAAAAAGCAGGTGTATGGTGGGGGGAAATCTGGGATCGGCGTAAGAATGGGGAGATATTCCCCGCCTGGCAGACGATTAATACCATCTGTAACGAGGCGGGGGAAGTTATCAACTATGTCTCGATTTTTTCCGACATCAGTGCCATTAAACAATCGCAGGAGAAACTCGATTTTCTGGCATACCATGATCCGCTGACCACGCTGCCCAATCGGGTATTGTTCACGGATCGGCTCACCCAGGCACTGGAGAAGTCCCGACGTGAGAATAATCGCCTGGCGATCATTTTTATCGATCTGGATCGATTCAAGAACATTAACGACACGCTTGGTCATGCATTTGGTGACCAATTGCTGGTTGATGCCGGATTGCGCCTGCTAAACAATGTGCGCAAGGTCGATACTGTTGCGCGATTGGGCGGCGATGAGTTTATTGTATTGTTGGAGGATATCGAGTCCGAAGACCATGTAGCCTATTTTGCCGAGAAACTTAACAGGGCTTTTGTTGAGCCATTTACCGTCAGTGATAATCAGTTGCATCTGACTCTGAGCATGGGGATTTGTATCAGCCCCGCCGATGGCACGGATGTCGAAACCCTGCTTAAAAACGCCGATGCGGCCATGTACCGTGCCAAGGACCAGGGGCGTAACGGGTTTCAGTTTTTCACCATGGATCTTTCGCTCAGGGCACATGAAAGGTTGACACTGGAAACCAATCTGCGCGATGCCATCAAAAAGGAACAACTGGAGCTCTATTATCAGCCGCAGAATCGGATTGAAGACGGGCGAATTCTTTCGGCCGAGGCGTTACTGCGCTGGCGACATCCCGAGCTGGGAAAGATTCCCCCTGAAAATTTCATTCCCATTGCCGAAGAGACCGGTTTGATTGTCTCGATCGGGGAATGGGTGATCACCGAGGCCTGCCGACAATTACGCCTCTGGCGTGATCAAGGGTATATTGTTCCGCAAATTGCGATCAATGTATCGGGCATTCAGTTACAGCGTGGTGACCTGGTGAGTTATGTGCTCAACAGCTGTGAATTTTATCAGTTATCAGTAGCGGATCTGGAGCTGGAGATTACCGAATCCGTGCTTATGGATGACGCGGAACAGAGTATCCGTATTCTGACTGAACTGCAGGAATATGGTGCCTCGATTACGATTGATGATTTTGGTACCGGATATTCATCGCTTGGCTATCTCAAGCGTCTTCCTGTTAACAAGATTAAAATTGACAGAAGCTTTATCCGCGATATTGTCAACGATGCCGATGATGCGGCAATCGTCAAGGCGATTTTGGCCATGGCGGAAAATCCTCAGCTTACTGTTATTGCCGAGGGCGTGGAAGAAGAGGCCCATTGCCGACTGTTAAGGGAGCAAGACTGCAAG